A genomic region of Salinibacter pepae contains the following coding sequences:
- a CDS encoding NUDIX hydrolase: MPGSVVRVVDVYPYRESAVNPEFLLLRRAPGTEYAGQWRMVGGKIESGEAAWETARREVTEETGHAPDRLWTLPSVNAFYEWQDDRINLIPAFAAALPGAPVLDDEHDAFAWLPAEEAAGRLAWPEQQRLLRLADQTLRAGIPPQLVVRTPPE, from the coding sequence ATGCCCGGATCTGTCGTCCGCGTCGTCGACGTGTATCCGTACCGCGAGTCGGCCGTCAACCCGGAGTTTCTGCTCCTCCGCCGCGCCCCGGGCACAGAGTACGCCGGGCAGTGGCGCATGGTGGGGGGCAAGATCGAATCGGGGGAGGCCGCCTGGGAAACCGCCCGCCGCGAGGTCACCGAGGAAACCGGCCACGCCCCCGACCGGCTCTGGACGCTCCCGTCCGTCAATGCCTTCTACGAGTGGCAGGACGACCGCATCAATCTGATTCCGGCCTTCGCCGCGGCCCTTCCCGGCGCCCCGGTGCTCGACGACGAGCACGACGCGTTCGCCTGGCTCCCGGCCGAGGAGGCCGCCGGCCGACTGGCGTGGCCCGAGCAGCAGCGCCTCCTTCGCCTGGCCGACCAGACGCTCCGCGCCGGCATCCCGCCGCAACTGGTCGTACGGACGCCCCCCGAATGA
- a CDS encoding head GIN domain-containing protein encodes MLRPPSVLRTALFVGLFALPLHVAAAQESARETRSVEAFAAVEFRVPGTLHLRQGSERSVEIEAPPAVLDQFETGVDDGTLELPVDSDDPLFGGLFGDDASVDEKVDVYVTAPTIESVSLAGSGEIVGENQIEGETFELSVAGSGRTRLDVNAEALDVQVAGSGTTMLEGQTDALTTNIAGSGDLQAADLEARTVEVSIAGSGDVEVHVTDELDASIFGSGDVHYRGQPSVSTSSFGSGEVRPIE; translated from the coding sequence ATGCTCCGCCCCCCATCTGTGTTGCGTACCGCGCTGTTCGTGGGCCTCTTCGCCCTGCCCCTCCACGTCGCCGCCGCCCAGGAGAGCGCCCGAGAGACGCGCTCGGTGGAGGCGTTTGCCGCCGTCGAGTTTCGGGTGCCCGGCACCCTGCACCTGCGGCAGGGAAGCGAACGGTCCGTCGAGATTGAGGCCCCGCCGGCCGTCCTCGACCAGTTCGAGACCGGGGTCGACGATGGGACGCTTGAACTCCCGGTCGACTCGGACGACCCCCTGTTCGGCGGCCTCTTCGGCGACGACGCGTCCGTCGACGAGAAGGTGGACGTCTACGTGACCGCGCCGACAATCGAATCCGTATCGCTGGCCGGGTCGGGCGAGATTGTGGGCGAGAATCAGATCGAGGGGGAGACGTTCGAGCTCAGCGTTGCGGGATCGGGCCGCACGCGCCTGGACGTGAACGCGGAGGCGCTGGACGTGCAGGTGGCCGGCTCGGGCACCACGATGCTGGAAGGGCAGACGGACGCCCTCACCACCAACATCGCCGGGTCGGGCGATCTGCAGGCCGCGGACTTGGAGGCGCGGACGGTGGAGGTGAGCATCGCCGGGTCCGGAGACGTGGAGGTGCACGTGACCGACGAGCTGGACGCTTCCATCTTCGGCTCCGGCGACGTGCACTACCGCGGGCAGCCCTCCGTCTCCACGAGTTCGTTTGGAAGCGGAGAGGTCCGCCCGATCGAGTAG
- a CDS encoding nuclear transport factor 2 family protein, with translation MTRRLLLLLLVAGLLAPVASAQPDGGRAPAAEAAVRAALNALFDGMRAGDSTAVRDVFHDGARLYTAVGPSDTAGVSQTPVDAFVESVGQPRERVWDERTWNVEVRVDGPLASAWVPYVFYRGDERSHCGVNAVQLVRGPDGWRILQLTDTRRQACDVPPEVQKSR, from the coding sequence ATGACGCGCCGTCTCCTCCTGCTTCTTTTGGTGGCGGGGCTGTTGGCCCCGGTCGCGTCCGCCCAGCCCGACGGGGGACGCGCCCCCGCGGCGGAAGCGGCGGTGCGGGCCGCCCTCAACGCCCTCTTCGACGGAATGCGGGCCGGGGACAGCACCGCGGTGCGGGACGTCTTTCACGACGGCGCCCGCCTGTACACGGCGGTGGGCCCGAGCGACACGGCCGGCGTGAGCCAAACCCCGGTCGACGCGTTCGTGGAGTCGGTGGGCCAGCCCCGTGAGCGCGTGTGGGACGAGCGCACCTGGAACGTGGAGGTCCGCGTGGACGGGCCGCTTGCGAGCGCCTGGGTGCCGTACGTCTTCTATCGCGGCGACGAACGGTCGCACTGCGGCGTGAACGCGGTGCAGTTGGTGCGGGGGCCCGACGGCTGGCGGATCCTCCAGCTGACGGACACCCGGCGGCAGGCCTGCGACGTGCCTCCCGAGGTGCAAAAATCGCGGTAG
- a CDS encoding M1 family metallopeptidase has product MMTLELSLWRWALLLMVGGSVLIGGRGACAQPAPGPAAQPQPGIDVQDYDFALTLSDTTDRIEGTATVHVRIDTDTLTAVRLDLIGRAPEGETGMRVQSVSEAGRAVSYRHADDLLRIRPPDLAAGQTRTFRIEYAGVPEDGLIIGTNRHGDRTFFGDNWPNRARHWLPVVDHLADKATVEFRVTAPARYDVVSNGARVHDSTSGGTRHTHWRTDVPLPPKVMVIGVADFAVDSAGTVDGVPVQSWVYPEDRGPGLKDLGQAPPILRFFEKNLGPYPYAKLANVQSTTRYGGMENAAAIFYSETAVADGEDDTSLLAHEIAHQWYGNTVTEADWPHLWLSEGVATYLTGLYLEHARGAAALTRYMAAARRQVVQFHDANPDTPLVDTTYSDPNELLNTNPYQKGGWVLHMLRREVGTDTFWRGLRAYYERYRDGNASTRDFRAVMEDVSGQDLEAFFDQWTRRPGHPVIEGTWRHDAAAGECVVTLRQTQDEPPFVVPVPVALGESPSRTTTLFMRGREAQSRVDCPQAPSSVTLDPNTDLLAELSMRRAQ; this is encoded by the coding sequence ATGATGACTCTTGAGTTGTCCCTGTGGCGCTGGGCCCTCCTGCTGATGGTGGGGGGGAGCGTTCTGATCGGGGGCCGCGGGGCCTGCGCGCAACCGGCCCCGGGCCCCGCCGCCCAGCCCCAGCCCGGCATCGACGTGCAGGATTACGACTTTGCCCTCACCCTCTCCGACACCACGGATCGGATTGAGGGCACGGCCACGGTGCACGTCCGCATCGACACCGATACGCTCACGGCCGTGCGGCTCGACCTCATTGGCCGGGCGCCGGAGGGCGAGACGGGCATGCGCGTGCAGTCGGTGTCCGAGGCGGGGCGGGCCGTGTCGTACCGCCACGCCGACGACCTCCTCCGCATCCGGCCGCCCGATCTCGCGGCGGGCCAGACCCGCACGTTCCGCATCGAGTACGCGGGCGTGCCCGAGGACGGCCTCATCATCGGCACCAACCGCCACGGCGACCGCACCTTCTTCGGCGACAACTGGCCGAACCGGGCCCGCCACTGGCTGCCGGTGGTGGACCACCTCGCCGACAAGGCGACCGTCGAGTTTCGGGTGACGGCACCCGCCCGGTACGACGTCGTCAGCAACGGGGCCCGGGTGCACGACTCGACGAGCGGGGGCACGCGCCACACGCACTGGCGGACCGACGTGCCGCTGCCGCCAAAGGTGATGGTGATTGGCGTGGCCGACTTTGCGGTCGACTCGGCCGGGACCGTCGACGGCGTGCCGGTGCAGAGCTGGGTCTACCCGGAGGACCGAGGGCCGGGCCTCAAGGACCTGGGCCAGGCGCCGCCCATCCTCCGGTTCTTCGAGAAAAACCTCGGGCCGTACCCCTACGCGAAGCTCGCCAACGTGCAGTCCACCACGCGCTACGGCGGGATGGAGAACGCGGCCGCCATCTTCTACAGCGAGACGGCGGTCGCCGACGGCGAGGACGACACCTCGCTGCTGGCCCACGAGATTGCGCACCAGTGGTACGGGAATACCGTCACCGAGGCGGACTGGCCGCACCTCTGGCTTAGTGAAGGGGTTGCCACGTACCTGACGGGCCTGTATCTGGAGCACGCCCGGGGCGCGGCGGCCCTGACGCGGTACATGGCCGCGGCGCGGCGGCAGGTCGTGCAGTTCCACGACGCAAATCCGGACACGCCCCTCGTGGACACGACCTACAGCGACCCGAACGAGCTCCTCAACACGAATCCCTACCAGAAGGGCGGCTGGGTGCTGCACATGCTCCGTCGCGAGGTGGGCACCGACACCTTCTGGCGGGGCCTGCGGGCCTACTACGAGCGCTACCGGGACGGCAACGCGAGCACCCGAGACTTCCGGGCGGTCATGGAGGATGTCTCGGGGCAGGACCTCGAGGCATTTTTTGACCAGTGGACGCGTCGCCCGGGCCATCCGGTCATCGAGGGCACCTGGCGCCACGACGCCGCCGCGGGGGAGTGTGTCGTGACGCTGCGCCAGACCCAGGACGAGCCGCCGTTCGTGGTGCCGGTGCCGGTGGCCCTTGGCGAGTCCCCGTCCCGCACCACGACGCTCTTCATGCGGGGCCGGGAGGCGCAGTCGCGCGTCGACTGCCCGCAGGCGCCGTCGTCCGTGACGCTCGACCCCAACACCGATCTCCTCGCGGAGCTGTCGATGCGCCGCGCCCAATAG
- a CDS encoding FmdB family zinc ribbon protein, whose amino-acid sequence MPTYTYRREDGSTFEVDQPITEDPLDTCPETGQDVERIITDNPGVIFKGEGFHVNDYDDHGPKEEAPGADDEDAGAEAS is encoded by the coding sequence ATGCCGACCTACACGTACCGCCGCGAAGACGGAAGCACCTTCGAGGTTGATCAGCCCATCACCGAAGACCCCCTCGACACGTGCCCGGAAACGGGGCAGGACGTGGAACGGATTATCACCGACAACCCCGGCGTCATCTTCAAGGGCGAAGGCTTCCACGTGAACGACTACGACGACCACGGCCCCAAGGAGGAGGCCCCGGGCGCCGATGACGAAGACGCCGGGGCGGAGGCGTCGTAG
- a CDS encoding (2Fe-2S)-binding protein, translated as MHELTIEGLGPCEVEEGTRLVRAIEDCGAAVGHRCGGQSQCTTCRVEFAAGEPPVMTEAEYDKLTDIGQLGEMRLACQIVVDRDMTLTPLMTVEDQGWDDAGPEPALMVEPDAEWFSIERLKQQ; from the coding sequence ATGCACGAGCTTACGATCGAAGGCCTCGGTCCCTGTGAAGTGGAAGAAGGCACGCGGCTGGTCCGGGCCATTGAGGATTGCGGGGCGGCGGTGGGGCACCGCTGCGGGGGGCAGTCCCAATGCACCACGTGCCGCGTGGAGTTCGCAGCAGGGGAGCCTCCCGTCATGACCGAGGCCGAGTACGACAAGCTTACCGACATCGGCCAACTTGGGGAGATGCGCCTCGCCTGTCAGATCGTGGTGGATCGGGACATGACGCTGACCCCCCTCATGACGGTAGAGGACCAGGGGTGGGACGATGCGGGCCCGGAGCCGGCCCTCATGGTGGAGCCGGACGCGGAGTGGTTTTCGATCGAGAGGCTCAAGCAGCAGTGA
- the idi gene encoding isopentenyl-diphosphate Delta-isomerase has protein sequence MSHPVVLVNEDDQSLGTADKLRAHVEGWLHRAFSVFVFDPTGRLLLQRRTDDKYHSGGLWSNTCCSHPRPEEPAIDGAHRRLPEELGFTAPLTPAFQDRYELPVGDALMEHEHNHVFVGTADTPRIRPSADEVDDWAWVAPSALRDDVAARPHRYTAWFRHLLPAALAAAPSGDPSASAPTA, from the coding sequence ATGTCGCACCCTGTCGTACTGGTCAACGAAGACGACCAATCACTCGGCACCGCCGATAAACTTCGGGCACACGTTGAGGGGTGGCTGCACCGTGCCTTTTCGGTGTTTGTCTTCGACCCCACCGGTCGGCTCCTCCTCCAACGGCGCACCGACGACAAGTATCACTCCGGCGGCCTCTGGTCGAACACCTGTTGCAGCCACCCCCGGCCGGAGGAGCCCGCGATCGACGGGGCCCATCGCCGGCTGCCCGAAGAGCTCGGCTTTACGGCCCCCCTCACGCCGGCCTTCCAGGACCGCTACGAGCTTCCCGTCGGGGACGCCCTCATGGAGCACGAGCACAACCACGTGTTCGTCGGCACGGCCGATACGCCCCGTATTCGCCCCAGTGCCGACGAAGTGGACGACTGGGCGTGGGTCGCCCCGTCCGCTCTGCGCGACGACGTGGCGGCCCGTCCGCACCGGTACACGGCGTGGTTTCGGCACCTTCTTCCCGCTGCCCTCGCCGCTGCCCCGTCCGGCGACCCGTCGGCGTCCGCCCCCACGGCGTAG
- a CDS encoding DUF547 domain-containing protein: MLAVLLCVGSGAPLAAAPTGAAPPGSDSTRHAALDRLLQRFVDSQGDVDYAALQAQADTVLAPYLQTLAEARPSALDREARLAFWINAYNAYTLKLIVDHRPVASIRDIDGPPDGGTPFERPVGPVADTVRTLDEIEHEIIRARFDEPRIHFALVCAAKSCPRLRREAYTGPQLDAQLDAQARRFLHASSKNRIPDGNGTIALSRILKWYGADFGPTPTAVQRALAPYFDGAVRDSLAEGAYDVRYRPYDWTLNAPALDRGDGDPDIAADS, encoded by the coding sequence ATGCTCGCAGTGCTTCTGTGCGTCGGTAGCGGCGCCCCCCTTGCCGCAGCCCCCACGGGCGCCGCCCCTCCCGGGTCGGATTCGACCCGGCACGCCGCCCTGGACCGCCTGCTGCAGCGGTTCGTGGACTCGCAGGGCGACGTGGACTACGCGGCCCTGCAGGCACAGGCCGACACTGTACTCGCCCCCTACCTCCAAACGCTCGCGGAGGCTCGCCCCTCTGCCCTGGATCGGGAGGCCCGCCTTGCCTTCTGGATCAACGCGTACAACGCCTACACGCTGAAGCTGATCGTCGACCACCGTCCGGTGGCGAGCATCCGGGACATCGACGGCCCGCCCGACGGCGGCACCCCGTTTGAACGCCCCGTCGGCCCCGTCGCCGACACCGTCCGGACCCTCGACGAGATCGAGCACGAAATCATCCGCGCCCGGTTCGATGAGCCGCGCATCCACTTCGCGCTCGTCTGTGCCGCCAAGAGCTGCCCGCGCCTCCGCCGGGAGGCCTACACGGGCCCGCAACTCGACGCACAACTCGACGCACAGGCCCGCCGGTTTCTGCACGCGTCGTCCAAAAACCGCATTCCCGACGGCAACGGCACCATTGCTCTGTCTCGCATCCTCAAGTGGTACGGGGCGGATTTTGGGCCCACCCCCACCGCCGTCCAGCGGGCCCTTGCCCCCTACTTCGACGGGGCGGTGCGCGACTCCCTGGCGGAGGGCGCGTATGACGTCCGCTACCGGCCGTACGACTGGACCCTGAACGCCCCCGCCCTCGATCGGGGCGACGGGGACCCCGACATCGCCGCCGACTCGTGA
- the gatB gene encoding Asp-tRNA(Asn)/Glu-tRNA(Gln) amidotransferase subunit GatB — MAYERYEPVIGLEVHVQLQTNAKIFSPDAAAFGAAPNTQVDPISLGHPGTLPVLNETVVKHALRLGVATHCSIAARSAFARKHYFYPDLPKGYQISQYDTPICYDGYLEVFPGEEEDASPSAPNSRRVGLTRIHMEEDAGKSVHASAGGSTRLDYNRCGVPLLEMVTEPDLRSPREAALFLQRLRQLVRYLGISDGNMEEGSLRCDANVSVRPQGREAFGTRTELKNMNSMRHVEQALDYEIARQIAAAERGESITQQTLLWDADAGTTRPMRSKEEAHDYRYLPDPDLVEVRIEDATIDEVRANLSELPRARRRRFVEEVGLPAYDAGVLTEERAVADYFEEALRHLYKRTKGGDTDAQAKAVSNFIMTEVMRVLNERGLSIGALGVGPERLAQLVFLRLQDKVSSNGAQEVFEAMLDAPDKSAGRIADERDLIQVTDRGAIAPVVEDVLSDNPDKVNTYLGGKDGLLGFFIGQVMQRFDGSPNPELVRSLLREKLDARRDAANVDE; from the coding sequence ATGGCCTACGAGAGGTACGAGCCGGTCATCGGCCTGGAGGTCCACGTCCAGCTCCAGACCAACGCCAAGATTTTTAGTCCCGACGCCGCAGCGTTTGGGGCCGCCCCCAACACGCAGGTCGACCCCATCAGCCTCGGCCACCCGGGCACGCTGCCGGTGCTCAACGAAACGGTGGTCAAGCACGCCCTCCGGCTCGGCGTGGCGACTCACTGCTCCATCGCGGCCCGCTCGGCCTTCGCCCGCAAGCACTACTTCTATCCGGACCTGCCGAAGGGGTACCAGATTTCCCAGTACGACACGCCGATCTGCTATGACGGCTACCTGGAGGTCTTCCCGGGGGAGGAGGAGGACGCGTCCCCGTCGGCCCCCAACTCCCGGCGCGTCGGCCTGACGCGCATCCACATGGAGGAGGACGCGGGCAAGTCCGTGCACGCTTCGGCCGGGGGGAGCACCCGACTCGACTACAACCGGTGCGGGGTGCCGCTGCTGGAGATGGTGACCGAGCCGGACCTCCGCTCCCCGCGGGAGGCGGCCCTCTTCTTGCAGCGACTGCGGCAGCTGGTGCGCTACCTCGGCATCAGCGACGGCAACATGGAGGAGGGCTCCCTGCGCTGTGACGCCAACGTGAGCGTGCGCCCCCAGGGCCGCGAGGCGTTCGGGACACGCACCGAGCTGAAGAACATGAACTCGATGCGCCATGTGGAGCAGGCGCTCGACTACGAGATTGCCCGCCAGATCGCCGCCGCGGAGCGGGGCGAGTCCATCACGCAGCAGACCCTGCTCTGGGACGCCGACGCGGGCACGACCCGGCCCATGCGCTCGAAGGAGGAGGCGCACGACTACCGCTACCTGCCGGATCCGGACCTGGTGGAGGTGCGGATCGAGGACGCCACGATCGACGAGGTGCGCGCGAACCTTTCCGAACTGCCACGGGCCCGCCGGCGTCGGTTCGTCGAGGAGGTGGGCCTGCCGGCGTACGACGCTGGCGTCCTCACCGAGGAGCGCGCCGTGGCCGACTACTTCGAGGAGGCCCTGCGGCACCTCTACAAGCGCACGAAGGGCGGCGACACCGACGCGCAGGCCAAGGCGGTGTCGAACTTCATCATGACCGAGGTGATGCGCGTGCTCAACGAGCGGGGCCTGTCCATTGGCGCGCTGGGGGTCGGGCCGGAGCGGCTGGCCCAGCTCGTGTTTTTGCGCCTGCAGGACAAGGTCAGCTCCAACGGCGCCCAGGAGGTCTTCGAGGCCATGCTCGATGCCCCCGACAAGAGCGCGGGCCGCATTGCCGACGAGCGGGACCTCATTCAGGTCACCGATCGGGGCGCGATTGCCCCCGTGGTCGAAGACGTCCTAAGCGACAATCCGGACAAGGTAAACACCTATCTCGGCGGCAAAGACGGCCTCCTCGGGTTCTTTATCGGGCAGGTGATGCAGCGCTTCGACGGCTCCCCCAATCCGGAGCTGGTCCGGTCGCTGCTTCGGGAAAAGCTCGATGCGCGGCGGGACGCGGCGAATGTCGACGAGTAG
- a CDS encoding TlpA family protein disulfide reductase: MLSFPLAPSRAALSGRCVLGAFVLVVLCGACQPPSSSVRSHLTGRVVVDSSAGALDADRDVRLLVVRPDGRRLDTLGHARPGPDGRFQMPISAPERGLYALSLWGRGGREQLASTEYVVAPGDTATLRVSLPLRGAGLRPVSPENRALQAYRNAMTMHQRLLTRRLRTAPPNATMQVQNIRLTSSVLWGLRDRYPGTYAAGFAAVESLSLLEGWNDSLVVARAQQIDAASPRYADAAHIARRAEARLDGHRAALALLDTLEARAATARQRAGVQAARIQAFLDSAQVEAALSASQRLRARFPHTPWAEWARRTEYEAARLRPGMTAPNLTIRTLRGDTLSLHGLRGRPVVLEYYRPGLDLYALQRPLRNALYDATRADSVAFVSVSTEPDTLVNRAFLHNRRLPGHRAIAADGPQDPLVRRYNATRLPRWVLIDDTGAIVDSYWAGDFPALRQGLTQLLHARPTAAAPLSLP; encoded by the coding sequence ATGCTCTCCTTCCCTCTCGCCCCCTCCCGTGCCGCCCTGTCGGGGCGGTGCGTCCTGGGGGCCTTCGTCCTCGTCGTGCTGTGCGGGGCCTGCCAGCCGCCCTCCTCGTCGGTCCGGAGCCACCTGACGGGCCGTGTCGTCGTCGACTCCTCGGCCGGGGCCCTCGATGCGGACCGCGACGTGCGGCTCCTCGTGGTTCGGCCGGACGGGCGCCGCCTCGACACGCTGGGCCACGCCCGCCCCGGCCCCGACGGCCGCTTCCAGATGCCGATTTCCGCACCGGAGCGGGGCCTCTACGCCTTGTCCCTCTGGGGCCGAGGCGGCCGGGAGCAACTCGCGAGCACGGAGTACGTGGTGGCCCCCGGCGACACCGCCACGCTTCGCGTCTCCCTTCCGCTCCGGGGCGCGGGGCTCCGTCCGGTGTCGCCGGAGAACCGGGCCCTGCAGGCGTACCGCAACGCCATGACCATGCACCAACGCCTGCTCACGCGCCGGCTCCGGACGGCGCCGCCCAACGCGACCATGCAGGTCCAGAACATCCGCCTCACCAGTAGCGTCCTGTGGGGCCTCCGGGACCGCTATCCCGGCACCTACGCCGCGGGATTTGCCGCCGTCGAGTCCCTCTCTCTGCTCGAAGGCTGGAACGACTCGCTGGTCGTGGCCCGCGCCCAGCAGATCGACGCCGCCAGCCCACGCTACGCCGACGCCGCCCACATTGCCCGACGGGCCGAGGCCCGCCTCGACGGCCACCGGGCGGCACTCGCCCTTCTCGATACCCTCGAGGCCCGGGCCGCCACTGCGCGGCAGCGGGCTGGGGTGCAGGCCGCGCGCATCCAGGCCTTCCTGGACAGCGCACAGGTGGAGGCGGCCCTCTCGGCGTCTCAACGGCTCCGGGCGCGCTTCCCGCACACGCCCTGGGCCGAATGGGCCCGCCGCACCGAGTACGAGGCGGCCCGGCTCCGACCGGGCATGACGGCGCCGAACCTGACGATCCGGACGCTTCGCGGCGACACCCTCTCCCTCCACGGCCTTCGGGGCCGGCCCGTCGTCCTCGAATACTACCGCCCCGGGCTCGACCTGTACGCCCTCCAGCGCCCCCTCCGGAACGCCCTGTACGACGCCACCCGGGCCGACTCCGTCGCGTTCGTCTCCGTCTCCACCGAGCCCGACACGCTCGTCAACCGGGCCTTTCTGCACAACCGACGACTGCCGGGCCATCGGGCCATCGCCGCCGACGGGCCGCAAGACCCGCTCGTCCGCCGGTACAACGCCACTCGCCTCCCCCGGTGGGTTCTCATCGACGACACCGGGGCCATCGTGGACTCCTACTGGGCCGGCGATTTTCCGGCCCTCCGGCAGGGCCTCACGCAGCTCCTCCACGCGAGGCCCACGGCGGCCGCCCCCCTCTCCCTCCCCTAA
- a CDS encoding class I SAM-dependent methyltransferase produces MPSALSGTFSYIKNFLQDQDVAAIVPSSSFLVRRVCKWIDFGEDQVVVEYGPGNGVFSEFILDRMTADSTLLLVESNPDFVGMLEEWTSDDPRALVVQDRAERIVDILDAHDVDTVDYIVSGIPFSFLDEGAREELLARTRDVLAEDGKFLVYQNYNHLEAPLRKHFSAVTKEYEPRNIPPTMFVYEAQK; encoded by the coding sequence GTGCCGTCTGCTCTCTCCGGGACCTTCTCCTACATCAAGAACTTTCTTCAGGATCAGGATGTCGCGGCGATCGTGCCTTCCTCCTCCTTTCTGGTCCGACGCGTCTGCAAGTGGATCGACTTCGGGGAGGACCAGGTCGTCGTCGAGTACGGCCCCGGAAACGGGGTCTTCAGCGAGTTCATCCTCGACCGCATGACGGCGGACTCGACGCTCCTTCTCGTCGAGAGCAACCCCGACTTCGTGGGGATGCTCGAGGAATGGACGAGCGACGACCCCCGGGCGCTCGTCGTGCAGGACCGGGCCGAGCGTATCGTCGACATTCTCGACGCGCACGACGTGGACACGGTCGACTACATCGTGTCCGGGATTCCCTTCTCCTTCCTCGACGAGGGGGCGCGGGAGGAACTGCTCGCCCGAACCCGAGACGTCCTCGCGGAGGACGGGAAGTTCCTGGTCTATCAGAACTACAACCACCTGGAGGCCCCGCTCCGCAAGCACTTCTCGGCGGTCACGAAGGAGTACGAGCCCCGCAACATCCCCCCGACGATGTTTGTCTACGAGGCGCAGAAGTAG
- the tpiA gene encoding triose-phosphate isomerase translates to MLVAGNWKMNTDVPEGRALADAIAEGLSSTAADRGDVDFLVCPPYVHLPAVREALADVPVAVGAQDMHAKDEGAYTGDVSAPMLSSIGCDAVILGHSERRTYYDETDAEVNAKAQQARAHDLVPIVCVGETLEQRKAGEADTVVRSQVDGALSDVSIDGADELIVAYEPIWAIGTGESAAAEQAQAMHAVIREDLRERYGGEVADEVPLLYGGSMKPHNAYGLLSQPDIDGGLIGSASLEAESFLGIAEKAAEVLETSGH, encoded by the coding sequence ATGCTGGTCGCTGGCAACTGGAAAATGAACACCGACGTCCCGGAAGGCCGGGCGCTCGCCGACGCCATCGCGGAGGGCCTGTCGTCCACGGCCGCCGACCGCGGCGACGTCGACTTCCTCGTCTGCCCCCCATACGTCCACCTGCCGGCCGTCCGCGAGGCGCTGGCGGACGTCCCCGTCGCGGTGGGGGCCCAGGACATGCACGCGAAGGACGAAGGGGCCTACACGGGCGACGTGTCCGCCCCCATGCTGTCGTCCATCGGGTGCGACGCCGTTATTCTCGGCCACTCCGAGCGGCGCACGTACTACGACGAGACCGACGCCGAGGTCAACGCCAAGGCCCAGCAGGCCCGGGCCCACGACCTTGTGCCCATCGTGTGCGTCGGCGAGACCCTCGAGCAGCGGAAGGCGGGGGAGGCCGACACGGTCGTCCGGAGCCAGGTGGACGGGGCGCTGTCGGATGTCTCGATCGATGGCGCGGACGAGCTGATCGTGGCCTACGAGCCGATCTGGGCCATCGGCACGGGGGAATCCGCCGCCGCCGAGCAGGCACAGGCGATGCACGCGGTGATCCGGGAGGACCTGCGGGAGCGCTACGGGGGCGAGGTGGCGGACGAGGTGCCGCTCCTCTACGGCGGCAGCATGAAGCCGCACAACGCCTACGGCCTTCTCTCCCAGCCGGACATCGACGGGGGCCTTATCGGCAGCGCCAGCCTTGAGGCGGAGAGCTTCCTCGGCATCGCCGAGAAGGCGGCCGAGGTGCTCGAGACGTCCGGGCACTGA